In Chrysoperla carnea chromosome 2, inChrCarn1.1, whole genome shotgun sequence, the following proteins share a genomic window:
- the LOC123293226 gene encoding uncharacterized protein LOC123293226 — MDREKYLLFKIYGVLSTNRTATIVPEKFESVTFSFHDKITINDFYCEDIFENKAKLILDQLVKTNILQIDNDECYRLKVQQLNAVQLLNNEIYENAVDAILAKCFNYRCAFNSIVNQLKTKSPIIQIPLLINPHNNVMNELIRNNIIKPFRIKKRIDIESKIKDIFERPNTIPVFDYVCKQYQKLRGVEETDLAKTIKRILKKDSLSIDEFIPSISYNLQYLSGSINVLEAPDSFFYSITEYIQKGDFSNYLEMYVFKLHCLDDLIRFNEKKYTWKMIIWTSAIFLFGLAQVIIGAFIESYSAGLFTHVAGALISEGLSDIMYAMGALHSGYFSLKQYINYKVCSLLFSITTAGIAAFISRGVRVSRTGYKLFGNTNKKLLEKSGQNLIETVGKETVFKEIQKRILCQTMEGILFGLASAEIDSICNKYISDICENICTSVCSGFANSALQTNTHPISDTIKTLYNTYGKDQTKAIINRFTQIILGSENNLREIVNISANLINVINSGVCGGVVKRQMALNNKYVFLFQITQLFAELIRKMSLVLEVLDIALIMDGFLDNLNNELIIYLNANNIQKNCDSVDNEYQEFQEELLTMWKTEFGRQTSYLLTNSIRSTLNGAVRSLYYCAKEYLKNRKKTKLNELAKKEIKKLHSEYQENLENLIDSDGSPEEIEFLNKEYHKKLYKCLSNVTDPILYAKLMMENIPMDTVCVEALISLFHDLGLEKVQIIVERDDTDMSQTFGEEGGDVINLKLKNNHFYIEGDNTSNLGYDCLYEAISRLYPEIQQLMNAKTFRQEVCNRIATDPNIHYTLSQNWHKYFILSGGYGGAKRELVTKEITDVNIRTGKIITPQESQKQISDALNIALNNLNRELQRIAKNPLIQVKPSDFRTTYVDTVLESSGLGTHELKLCPVEMIAEITVIDPKTKQPIKYTLELNIDNPTEANNGPEGPHIGYSLKGANVAKVAHVFIDYNPHIPDRARGSTIRRNTNDFPEIKNLFRGPGDTIFKRVSPSKNKEHFKGHQFSFTPNDYGGYYHDFKNN; from the exons ATGGATCGTGAAAAGtacttactttttaaaatttatggtgtATTATCGACAAATAGAACGGCAACAATTGTTCCTGAAAAATTTGAGTCTGTTACATTCAGTTTCCACGATAAAATTACAATCAACGACTTTTATTGtgaagatatttttgaaaataaagcaaAACTTATTTTGGATCAActtgtaaaaacaaatatattacaaattgaTAACGATGAATGTTATCGATTGAAGGTTCAACAATTAAATGCTGTTCAGTTAttgaataatgaaatttatgaaaatgcaGTTGATGCAATATTAGCAAAATGTTTCAATTATCGATGTGCATTCAATTCAATAGTGaatcaattgaaaacaaaatcacCAATAATTCAAATACCATTATTAATTAATCCACATAATAATGTAATGAATGAATTAatcagaaataatataattaaaccaTTTCGTATTAAAAAACGTATTGATATTGAAAGTAAAATCAAAGATATATTTGAGCGACCCAATACAATACCAGTATTTGACTATGTATGcaaacaatatcaaaaattaaggGGAGTTGAAGAAACTGATTTagcaaaaacaataaaacgTATATTAAAAAAGGATTCATTATCCATTGATGAATTTATTCCATCAATCAGTTATAACTTACAGTATTTATCTGGATCTATAAATGTATTAGAAGCACCAGATagctttttttattcaataacagAATACATTCAAAAAGGGGATTTTTCAAATTACTTAGAAATGTATGTGTTTAAATTGCATTGTTTAGACGATTTAATTAGatttaatgagaaaaaatatacatgGAAAATGATAATTTGGACATCAGCGATATTTTTGTTTGGTCTTGCACAAGTTATTATAGGTGCATTTATTGAAAGTTATTCAGCTGGTTTATTCACTCATGTGGCTGGCGCTTTAATTAGCGAAGGTTTATCCGACATTATGTATGCAATGGGTGCATTACATTCAGGATATTTCAGTTTAAAACAATACATAAACTATAAAGTTTGCAG cttattattttcaattacaacAGCTGGAATTGCGGCATTTATATCGAGAGGTGTACGTGTATCCCGAACTGGGTATAAATTATTtggtaatacaaataaaaaattattagaaaaaagtggtcaaaatttaatagaaacagTTGGAAAAGAAACTGTATTTAAAGAAATACAAAAGCGTATACTTTGTCAAACAATGGAAGGTATTTTATTCGGTTTAGCAAGCGCAGAAATTGATAGTATTTGTAATAAGTATATCAGTGATAtatgtgaaaatatttgtacaagtGTTTGTTCAGGATTTGCTAATTCGGCTTTGCAAACAAATACACATCCAATATCagatacaataaaaactttatataacacGTATGGTAAAGATCAAACAAAGGCGATTATTAACCGATTTACACAAATTATACTTGGTAGTGAAAATAATCTTCgagaaattgtaaatatatcagCGAATTTGATCAATGTAATAAATAGTGGTGTCTGCGGCG GAGTCGTTAAACGGCAAATGgctcttaataataaatatgtttttttatttcaaattacacAATTGTTTGCTGAATTAATACGTAAAATGAGTCTAGTATTAGAAGTACTTGACATAGCATTAATAATGGATggatttttagataatttaaataatgaattaattatttatttaaatgctaataatattcaaaaaaattgtgattctGTTGATAATGAATACCAAGAATTTCAAGAGGAATTATTAACAATGTGGAAAACTGAATTTGGTAGACAGACAAGTTATTTACTTACTAATTCTATTCGATCAACGTTAAATGGCGCCGTACGATCCTTATATTATTGTgccaaagaatatttaaaaaatcgaaagaaaacaaaattaaatgaactggctaagaaagaaattaaaaaattacatagtgaatatcaagaaaatttagaaaatttaatcgaTTCAGATGGATCACCAGaagaaattgaatttcttaataaagaatatcataaaaaattatataaatgtctTTCAAATGTAACAGATCCAATATTGTACGCAAAATTAATGATGGAAAATATTCCAATGGATACCGTATGTGTAGAAGCATTAATTTCATTGTTCCATGATttag GTCTAGaaaaagttcaaattattgTGGAAAGAGATGATACGGATATGAGTCAGACGTTCGGAGAAGAAGGTGGTGATGTtattaatcttaaattaaaaaataaccacTTTTATATTGAAGGCGATAATACATCAAATTTGGGCTATGATTGCTTGTATGAAGCAATTTCAAGACTATATCCAGAAATACAACAACTTATGAATGCAAAAACTTTCCGTCAAGAAGTATGTAATCGAATTGCAACAGATCCAAATATTCATTATACATTATCACAAAACtggcataaatattttatattaagtggAGGATATGGAGGTGCTAAACGTGAATTAGTTACAAAAGAAATTACAGATGTAAATATTCGTACAGGCAAAATAATAACACCGCAAGAATCCCAGAAACAAATATCTGATGCACTGAATAtagctttaaataatttaaatcgtGAATTACAACGAATAGCTAAAAATCCATTAATACAGGTGAAACCGTCTGATTTTCGTACGACATATGTAGACACGGTTTTGGAATCTTCTGGTTTGGGTACACATGAATTAAAATTGTGTCCAGTTGAAATGATAGCTGAAATTACTGTGATAGATCCGAAAACTAAGCAACCAATCAAATACACACTTGAATTAAATATAGATAATCCAACTGAAGCAAATAATGGACCTGAAGGTCCACATATTGGATATTCATTAAAGGGTGCAAATGTTGCAAAAGTGGCACATGTTTTTATTGACTATAATCCGCATATACCTGATAGAGCACGAGGATCAACAATTAGAAGAAATACAAATGATTttccagaaattaaaaatttatttagaggGCCTGGCGACACTATATTCAAAAGAGTTTCTCCTAGTAAAAACAAGGAACATTTTAAGGGTCACCAGTTTTCATTTACACCAAATGACTATGGTGGATATTAtcatgattttaaaaacaactaa